One Carettochelys insculpta isolate YL-2023 chromosome 1, ASM3395843v1, whole genome shotgun sequence genomic window, TGTGGTGAGTTTTGCAGGTTAGTTACACGTTGCGTAAAGGGAGCGTGGCCTTCTGGTTGTTCTCCTATAGGCTGAGAATAAAGTGAGTAAGACAAGTGAGGAACTAAAGggcttttcaaaagaacagtctgagCTGGAAGATGAAATTGCCATGCTGCAGAGGGAAATGCTGATGAACAGGAACTAGGCTGCAACTGCGAAAGCAGAGGCTGAACAGGCACAAAGTGAAGCTATGGACATAGATAATGGAATGTATTTCTGTCTTGTAGTCAAGAAAGAAAATCACTGTCTTTCTCAAATGGTTCGCATTATTTTTGAATGAGACGTATAGTGTAAAGATGCAAGCATACACCTTTCAAGATTTAAGCATTCCATTATGCCATCAAGTTTAGAGTTGCACAGATTCAGTATTCCCTTCCTATTGTACCTTATCCAGCAAACAAGCCCTGTTTACTTACatcaatttaaacaaaaacaaatcttgGGCCAGACTGTGATATCCTTACTCCCACCGAACAGGACATTGCATCATGGGTCAAGGTACCACTAATGAGTGAGTGAAGGTATTGCACTCTTGTCCCTTGTATTTAACACACTTCTCTGCAGAGAAAACTGTTTTGTTTATTCCTCTTGATGCTCAGTATAGCTCAAATTCTCAAGTACTTGCTAAGCTAGATAGAAAATTTCCAGCATTCTCTGCATGAATAATAAAGAGCTACAGATCAAAAGCCAAAGCATGTGTTGAATGAGCCTCCACACTAGAAGAAATCCAGCAGAAATAAAATTGCAGCCTTCAAAGTAACTGGAACCAGGTGGGGAGGGAGTCAGAAAGTCAATATTATTAGACCAAATTTGTAAGAATTATGCTGTGCTTAGTTCATTAAAGCTGAATTGAACCTTGTGTCTTAAAatggaaacaaacacaaaaccaaaaagggCAATAAACCAGGAATAAGAGAGCCTTTTAAAATCTTGCTTAGTTTATATTTATTATCCAGCACCATGCACCTCTTTATTTTGGATAGTTGAACAGGCAAGATTGTTCTTATTGTGATTTCTTGTGGATTTTACAATTTCAGGGCTTCATTCAATGTATGTTAATCCTGGGTGAGTTTTAGACGAAAAAGAATAAAAGACAcaggggccgcgtctacacgtgccggctacttcgatgtagcggcgccaacttcgaaatagtgcctgtcacggctacacgtgttgggcgctatttcgaagttaacatcgacgttaggcagcaagacgtcgaagtcactaaccccatgaggggatgggaatagtgccctacttcgacgttcaacgtcgaagtagggaacgtgtagtcgttgcgcgtcctgcaacatcgaaatagcggggtcctccatggcggccatcagctgaggggttgagagacactctgcccagcccctgagctcgatggtggccgcgtgcagcggccccttaaagctccccgccccctgccttcctatgcaggaagctgagagaacgtgcaggcggcagcccagacacgcggccagcctgctcgtccctcagctgccccagacacccccccagctgtgatggccgcatGCGAGCCCCCCAAATGcccccaggagaccccccccaaggggatccagggctcccagcccagcagccaggtggggaagtggcagcggggcccctcctggatggaggccgagcttcgggacctgctggggctctggagtgaggaggaggtgctccaggtaatggggagcaagaggcggaatgcggatgcattcgctcggctggccgagggcctggccgccaggggtcaccctgcccacactccggatcatgtccggagtaaagtgaaggagctgcggcagggttacacctgggcccgggatgcggccggccgatctggggctgctcccgtcacttgccccttttacagggagctcagggacatcctgggcccccggcacacctcctcccctctggccacgcttgatacctcagccgacgagcccccgCAGGCCCTGGaagcggagtccgccctggaggcaagccccgcaccccggggcccccccctggagcccacccccagggcaccggaggtggaggaggaggagggggagtcctcctccagcgacgccggcctgcggatcgccatcccatcatggagctccagccaggcgtccgcccaccgggtgtcccccgaccgtgggagtggaccatcaggtatgtacccccctggtgcacacccctggggttgaggggtgggggtaatagatatgaccagggccctccacatgcccagatgaccatggccccaaggacagcagtggcatgtccctcagaagagtgcatcagcccctgccccccagcatgacagtgccatgccccatccctggggctggggggagaggaacctctagggtcccccggggggagggggtgggacacccatcagcagcagcagcagcatctcccggggacggggatggggaaccagtagcaaaggggtggggggacaagggccacggctcggggcccacactaatggctgtctccactcttctttccccccctgtgttccacagctgcaccatcggaaggaccagagagcgccggcgaggtgtcagtggtcccagacagcccaccggggccatcactccaggccagcccctcggcggaggaccgaccagccccacggtggggaagacggcggacccagcaccaccacctgacagcgacggacccccagctgctggccatccatcgtcggcagctggaggttgccgagcagcagctgcgggtggaggagcggcgcctccagctgcaggagcgggtgctggcctggtgccaggaggcatggggggccttcatgcggaccttcgaccATAtcgctgactacctggccccccatgccacgccagccgccgctgcgcccgccctgcctgctccacccactgctccacccgctgcgccggccgccgtcgcaccgccaccgagggcccttccaccgagggggacctggggccagctgacacccaccggccatatctaccgttctgcccagcccccagccagccccggccagggctgaggctgaggcatgggtcgtggccgcccacccccagcgctggacattagggggtgtggggcccaggacgtgggtccccccctttgtatatatttcccccccagtttaatgttattttgtaaatagtttttgtagtaagtacaggcctagtatgaggccttaggcctgaaccaaagtaatggtcaaaactttgctaacagaaagcaaagtgcagctgtaagcaaaaggaatgcattgctcacagaagttggcaagaagagggttgatgttgcagaaacctatctacttagcatgttgaaataggaacatggtaccagaacacccgaccctggaacattccacagataaggaagaacaggccaacccatcccaatgacaggggcagatgGGTACTATGATGgacagagttgttttgttcaaaccaccatgcacaaggtgagaggcggcacctggttacgtagaagggttgtacctcaatacgtcaggagtgatgtgtaaattgtttgtacctgtgtataagaatgtaatcttgggatgtggtctgggtccggccgagggggcagtggaaagtcccgccactgactgagccgagtccattgaccgtgggtgcatatttgtagtatgccctgacttagactaagaaatctacagggaactactactgtatccaatacggcaataaacctggctgacgtgccttcgcaccttactagactctgtggtcattgggggctctcttcgagtctgctgtgtcagctatctgcagagctgggcagcacacagagggaacccACGcatgcagccgagtgatacattggagagagcagagcaccacgctggtggcaactctgacgacacttttatattagacccctgttgctatgctgatatttgcccccccatgtacatagttctccccttccttgtcttcccctttcatcttatcttatttataatacatatatataattttgattttgcctgtaaatagttaatcatgataataataataagagttcaacagatatttgatttgacgaacaaatgtgtgcttttatttacgagaaaagtcgggggggtgtgctcttgggtgctctgtggtgtgggcgtaggggcagggagcgttgtggaggatgcgggggtgcagtggggggtctgccagcggtcaccccgcggcctcgtcaaactgggcccacagggcctaccggacccgggtcccttcgggggtccacctggcgactgggggcagcgggtggctgcacatcggccctgccggcctccacagcccagccctgaaagaaggcctcccccttgctctccaccaggttgtggagggcgctgcatgcacccacaatctgggggatgttggtggggcccgcatcaaggcgggtgaggagacacctgcagcaccctttgaggcgcccaaatgtgcgctctaccacctggcgcgcatggctcacacgcaggttgaagcgctcctggctggctgacagatggcccatgtaagggtgcatgagccagggccggagggggtattccgcatctgcgatgatgcagaggggcatggtggtgtcccccacagggatctcccactgggggatgcaggtccccgcctccagcctgcggcacaggcccgagttccagaatacccgggcgtcgtgggtgctgccagcccagcccacataaatgtccaggaaacggccccgcagttcaccaaggcctggaggaccactgagtggtagcccttcctgtttaagtagcgtcctccactgtgctctggggcgcggattgggatgtgggtcccatccagagccccgaagcaactgaggaagcccagggtggcaaagcccgcgatggcggcatccgggtcccgaagcctcacgagcctgtggaggagcatggcattgatggcgtggacgacctgcaggggaaacacatgggagagcaccaatgaggggtgtgcagggtgtgtgtggccctcccctgccagggctgcctccccctccccctgtgggtcctcttacctccatgacgacagccccgacggtggccttgccgacgccaaactgctgccccacggatcggtagctgtctggactggccagcttccaggtagcggtgccgacccgtttctccacagtgagggtacgccgcatgaaggtgtcctggtgcctcagtgcaggggtgagccactggcatagctccagaaatctctgccagctcatgcacaagttctggagccagcagtcgtcatcccactctccgagcaccagccgctcccaccagttggtgctggtggggtagctccacagccggcggcgtatgaggctgggggggcggggtgctgcagggttgggggttgcgtccttctCCCCTgcgagcagctcctcctctgtggcaaggaggtgctcagctgcctcctgcatggcatcgagcagggcgagcactgctcctacaggggcggctgggtggacctctggctgctgctgctgggggtccatgcctgcgtcgctcaaggtgtgcgtgcctatgactctgcagaccgcgtgctgtgcaggctgtgtgtgtctgggaggggccctttaagggagcggcttgctgttgccccggaagcactagtctgccctgtgaccctgtctgcagctgttcctggcacccttatttcgatgtgtgctactttggcatgtagacgttccctcgcagcgcctacttcgatgtggtgctgcccaacgtcaacgttgaacatcgacgttgccagccctggaggatgtgtagacgttattcatcgaaataggcgatttcaatgtagcgtgcacatgtagacgtagccagggtgtgtctaaactagctccctacttcgaagggagcatggcaagtaggCTGGCAGGAGactattaatgaagtgccgcgctgcatatgcagcactttattaaggtaattctcccccgcagcaacttcaaaggcactttgaaatatcgGCGGGTTAGCCGCGGCTATGCGCAAGCTGGCATGGCagagtttaacacttcgaagttgctgcgggggagaattaccttcataaagtgctgcatatgcagtgcagcagttcattaataatctcccaacaccctgcttaccatgctccctttgaagtagggagctagtgtagacatacccataatgTATtgttcaggctatgtctaaactgcaggcgtCTGCCAAGAGAGCAGCGGACTCTCGGCAGATGTCTGCTTCgtcaggagcattctgccaacatccctgccTTCCttattccacgaggaagaagggatgtctcggcagaggggggtttcctaacatttggccctgtggatggtccaaatgtcaggaaagcctctccctgTGGAACAATTGGCAAGAGATAGGAAAATGCAGTGTGCAATTTCCGTATCTTTTGTCAATCATTCTTGGCAAtttagacacagcttcagagaaGAGTGATAAATGGGGTAGAAAAATATCTgctttcctcataggtcaaatAAGTTACAGAGCACAATGTTACACAAAAGAaactgtttgtttgtctgttgcAGGAATTTGTCAACCTTAAGAGAAAATATACCACTCTGCaagaaaaagtaaaaataaaaggaCTTCCCAGGGAAACACTATAAAAACTGAAGCAGCTTAAAGAAGCAGTAGAGAAACTGGCTGAAGACACCATAGGAAAAAATCAAAAGACTAACAGGTGTCCGCCTTTCATTTCCATGCCCAGCAGTGAAATATACATGAAAATGCTGAATGACAGATATATAACCtgaaggccttgtctacacaaacAGAGTGCACTGGTTTACCTACAATCAGTTTAAAAACCAGCTGAGTTAAACTAGTGCGAACAGTTTCAAACTGGTTATCTTAGTTTACCTTGTGCCTGTGCACTTTCTAACATAAGCTGAACTGCTATAAGCCAAGCTCAAATCAGGtgaagagtgtccacacagggttGTGCCATGATTGAAATGAATTGGTTTAAAAACACACTGGTCGCAACACTGTGACCTCCAGCATGATTCTACCCAGTGCTGAGCACTTTTTGGTTTTTATGGAATCAACAACTTTGCCTGGGGAATGGGGAAAAACTATTCAAATGGTGAGAATTTTGGATGGGTGGGGATAGGTAGAGTAGAAGGAGTACCACAGGAGCCAATGGGAAGTGAGAATATTGAGCATCTTGTACAATCAGGCCCTTTGTGTCCTGATTGGAGTTTGGGTACATCTCTAAAGCACAACTGAATGCAAATACTGAGTGGCTGGGACAAGCGGCTGGGAtgctgctgatttcagtgggagctgggatgCTGCTGATTTCAGCACTAGGCTTGCTCTTCCCAACCTCCAGCTATAAAAATAACGAAATAGCAAATGCCTTCCTGGGGGTAAATTCTTTTGGCTGCTAatgggggacaggaaggggagcacAAGAGGGAATAAACCTGTAGAAAAGACACTAAAGGAAAAAAAGTCGTCTCTGAGCATTCTCCAATCCTAAGGCCTTGAAACTAGAATGACGGGGATCTTAGGGATACACTTGATGAAAAAATGCAGCTTTGATTCAGTCATTGCTATGTTTTCATGACAAAGACTTGGAACCTCTGAATGACTCTGGAGTAAATCTGAGGTAACTGAATAGAAGCCAGTGGACTGACCCACCTAAAATTCCCATAAAACTGAGTAGGATCAGATGAGATCTTTGATGATGGTCTGTGAGTCTTTATTTACACAGTGGAACACTCTGCTCCTTTTAGTCATTACATTGCAACCAGCTGACCAAGACAAGATTACCACTGTCAAGCTCATGAAGACCAACGGTGAAAGCACActtggaaaaataaatattttgaaggctgttgtatttctttttttctgtccaCAGACAAAACCATTCATTCCATTGCAATGTGAAAGATTCCCTTGGAGAAATGTGTGTTGCCTCTAAAAACATTTGAAGAGAATGTTTTATCTGTGAAGTTTACCCACCAACAAATGCATCAGTAAATGTTACTTTCTTCTTTCAGATCTGGCAAAGAAACTCCAAGATCTGAATCAGACTAAACAAGATAAAGCTGAGCAACTGAAGCAACTAGAGGATCAAGTAATAGCCATCAAAAATTACATTATTAAGCAAGAAAACAAGCATGCTACATGCAAAAGTTAGGAACATCCTTTCTTAAAGGTCAGGGGAAATTGGCTCAAGCCTCTGTTTTTACCATTTTCTGAACTTTACAGAATAGAATGGCTGTGTTCTGCCGGGCCAGTGCTGTATACAGTACTTAGATACATAGAATCATCTGATTCTCTGTTGGTTTTTAGTTCAGTTTAATTTCCATGG contains:
- the LOC142004969 gene encoding uncharacterized protein LOC142004969 — translated: MQEAAEHLLATEEELLAGEKDATPNPAAPRPPSLIRRRLWSYPTSTNWWERLVLGEWDDDCWLQNLCMSWQRFLELCQWLTPALRHQDTFMRRTLTVEKRVGTATWKLASPDSYRSVGQQFGVGKATVGAVVMEVVHAINAMLLHRLVRLRDPDAAIAGFATLGFLSCFGALDGTHIPIRAPEHSGGRYLNRKGYHSVVLQALVNCGAVSWTFMWAGLAAPTTPGYSGTRACAAGWRRGPASPSGRSLWGTPPCPSASSQMRNTPSGPGSCTLTWAICQPARSASTCV